ctggttaatggttgtttgacaaaaaagagaaatattttcaaacatcctataaaaacaatggctaagaagcccaaataatttctgtttgatttaaaaagaaaagaaaaatgttttattcaaccatacaatggctaagaagcccaaattctgtttagatGGAATGCCCTGTTTCCAACTCTTTTGAGGTGTGGTTAGTTTGTGACTGCCATTTGGCAGTTCCTCAATACTCATTAGCACTGTTATGTCTCTGCAAACTGGCACTGTGCGTTCTTGTTGAAACGGATGCCGAGCACAGCACCATCAAAATGGAAATGAAAAATTGCCTTTGGGTCAGGTCTGTTCGTATACACACAATGTTAAAGCAGTGGTCCCAGGACCGACCGATTCAAGGGTCACACCCTTTGACCCTTTGATATGGTCAACCATGTCGATGGATGAGGTCTTAGCCGTGCACACATGGCATTCTGCTTGCTAAATCATTTTGTGATAACTCTATATATAATTCTACCAAAACATTTTCAGTCATTTGCGCAAGTTTATTTGAGGCATCACATTAGTGAATTTTTTTCATCTGGGGCAAAACTCCCATTTCACTGTAAACCTAATTATAAGTCCGGTATCCCTGAGCGTTGACAGACGATGGGCCGTTATGCAAggaaataataatcatcatcatcatctaaaAATAGTTAATCAGACCAActgtgaccatgtgtgtgttggtaaaagCCTGACCTAACTACCCCCTCACGGTCACGAAAAGAGTGATATCCCCCATCTGACTGGTTTCTTTCTGGATTTATTTTTAGCCAAGGACATTTAATTCCAAAGGTTTGTTTGTAGACAACCCTAGATTTATTGAGGAGttataaaccacacacaccttgtttTGACAGGTTgcactgtttctttctttctattaaAGGCAGGACAGGAGGGTTATTTGGATGTCTTCCACACCGAGCTGGAGGCCTTCAAGCGGAGAGTAAAAGAGTACACCATGAAGTCCAAACTGGAGACTCCCAAAGCCAGTGAAAagcagcccccctccccccgctgTCGCTTGGATCCCAAAGAGGTTCTCGAGTCTTTGCC
This Clupea harengus unplaced genomic scaffold, Ch_v2.0.2, whole genome shotgun sequence DNA region includes the following protein-coding sequences:
- the LOC122131974 gene encoding hsp90 co-chaperone Cdc37-like 1, with the translated sequence INHTHLVLTGCTVSFFLLKAGQEGYLDVFHTELEAFKRRVKEYTMKSKLETPKASEKQPPSPRCRLDPKEVLESLPPELKAGLQLQDVQILQNILSTMNPQVAEYHVRRCLEAGLWTSTERLFKDDTTEADDCRMMET